Proteins from a genomic interval of Nostoc sp. TCL240-02:
- a CDS encoding ABC transporter ATP-binding protein, with the protein MAQIVMQNQRGITNFQPLDVELRNVFKFFNQEPAVHGIDLDVRQGEFFSILGPSGCGKTTTLRLIAGFEIADAGKVLIQGQSMTNVPPYRRPVNTVFQSYALFNHLNVWDNIAFGLRLKKIHKSEIEIRVQEALKLVKMESLRSRFPSQLSGGQQQRVALARALVNRPTVVLLDEPLGALDLKLRKEMQVELSNLHKDLGVTFVMVTHDQEEALSLSDRIAVMNQGKIEQVGTPCQIYERPQTSFVADFIGDTNLFSGEIVAVDSSSIKVSTKTGLSIIISRAEDTPSQLSQAVVVSVRPEKIQLSLYPPNLPANCFEGRLINVMYLGTHVNYVVELTNGISINVLQPNTFGALPDSDTPIYAWWAENDCLAINQ; encoded by the coding sequence ATGGCTCAAATTGTCATGCAAAATCAGAGGGGGATAACAAATTTTCAGCCACTTGATGTTGAACTGCGTAACGTGTTCAAGTTTTTTAACCAAGAACCAGCAGTACATGGAATAGATTTGGATGTCAGACAGGGAGAATTTTTTAGTATTTTAGGCCCCTCCGGTTGTGGTAAAACAACAACACTACGTTTGATTGCTGGCTTTGAAATCGCTGATGCTGGCAAAGTGTTGATTCAGGGTCAGTCTATGACTAATGTGCCGCCTTACCGCCGACCCGTCAATACTGTATTTCAAAGTTACGCTCTATTCAATCACTTGAATGTCTGGGATAACATCGCCTTTGGACTACGGTTAAAAAAAATCCACAAATCGGAAATTGAAATTAGAGTTCAAGAAGCTTTAAAGTTAGTGAAAATGGAAAGTTTGCGATCGCGCTTTCCCAGTCAACTTTCTGGTGGTCAACAGCAGCGAGTCGCCTTAGCAAGGGCTTTAGTCAACCGTCCCACCGTGGTACTACTGGATGAACCTTTAGGGGCGTTAGATTTAAAACTACGTAAAGAAATGCAGGTTGAGTTATCAAATTTACACAAAGACTTAGGAGTAACCTTTGTGATGGTGACACACGACCAAGAAGAAGCATTATCTTTGAGCGATCGCATTGCCGTCATGAACCAAGGCAAAATTGAACAAGTTGGCACTCCCTGCCAAATTTACGAACGTCCCCAGACATCGTTTGTTGCTGATTTTATTGGCGATACTAATTTATTTAGTGGTGAGATCGTAGCGGTAGACTCCTCTAGTATTAAAGTTTCCACAAAAACAGGACTCTCAATTATCATTAGCCGCGCTGAAGATACACCATCTCAATTATCACAAGCGGTAGTAGTGAGTGTGCGCCCAGAAAAAATACAGCTTTCGCTTTATCCACCCAATTTGCCAGCTAACTGCTTTGAAGGGCGGCTTATTAATGTTATGTATCTGGGCACACACGTCAATTATGTTGTGGAATTAACAAATGGTATTAGCATAAATGTATTGCAACCTAATACTTTTGGTGCTTTACCAGACAGCGACACGCCAATCTACGCTTGGTGGGCAGAAAATGATTGTTTAGCTATTAATCAATAG